A genomic region of Papaver somniferum cultivar HN1 chromosome 7, ASM357369v1, whole genome shotgun sequence contains the following coding sequences:
- the LOC113294079 gene encoding uncharacterized protein LOC113294079, whose amino-acid sequence MGSSVTTEDLKAFHSMDRELFKRLVVNSRRDLVIYMQAIAFWIYLEEIGYPNIVQKLLRLNDVVVNNILDEAIYCLCCLQSVTPLVPVVYISDLPFTHEVMGEEAKGLSAVCRDRISALTRINQTVNQAFSRAFTDIMEQVVGRNSAQ is encoded by the coding sequence ATGGGTTCATCCGTTACAACAGAAGATCTAAAAGCGTTTCACTCGATGGATAGAGAGCTCTTCAAGCGACTTGTGGTCAATAGTCGTCGGGACTTGGTTATATATATGCAAGCTATTGCATTCTGGATCTATCTTGAGGAGATAGGGTATCCCAATATTGTTCAGAAACTGCTTAGGTTGAATGATGTGGTGGTTAATAATATACTCGACGAAGCAATTTattgtctttgttgtcttcaatctgtGACACCACTGGTACCGGTAGTCTACATTTCTGATTTGCCATTTACCCATGAAGTAATGGGGGAAGAGGCAAAAGGTTTGTCAGCAGTGTGTCGCGACAGGATTAGTGCTCTAACCAGGATCAATCAGACTGTCAACCAAGCATTTTCTAGGGCTTTCACTGATATCATGGAACAGGTTGTTGGAAGAAACTCTGCTCAGTAA